TGAAGACTTTGTAAGATTTATTTTTAATATTCTCCACGCTTGCTTCTACCCCATCCACTTGCAAAGCCTTGACGGTGTCATCCAGCGCACCCAGGGAGATATAGCCAATGGCATTTCTGTTCCCCGCCACCGTTGTCATGACCGCCGACGTACTGTTAACGACAATCGCTTCGTCGGTGGTCCGGTCTGCCTTATGGCCGGAAGCGTCCTTTTCCTCAAGGCCAAAAAGTTCAATAAAGGCGCCTCTGGTCCCGGAACCGTCCTCCCGGGAGACCACAACAATTTTGTCATTTTTTCCCCCACCGGTGCAGCCGTTGAGGAAAAGAGTAAGCAGAATCCCCGCCAGCACAATCCCTTTTCCCATTTTCATGCCTTTAACTCCTTTTCTTTAATTTTTTGGTCAGTCCAAACTTACCGTACCTAAGTTAAAGGCAAAGACAATCTTAAGTAAAATCTAAATAAAATCAATTAAAACAAACGCCGGAGGGCAAGGAAGAAACTGGCCCTCCGGCAGCTACGAATCCCTCGTTTTCGCTCAGCGGTTTAAAATCCAGTTTTCCGCTTCCTCTTTACTGCTGAATACCTTAAAACTGTTTCCCCGGTTGGCTTCGGTGATGAATTCCCTGAACTTGCCCTTCACTCTTTGCTGATCCGCCATGACAAGTGCCACTTTTAGCCCGTAATTGCTGAACTTTTGCAGGACACTCCCGGCCAAACCCGTCCGGAGGTTAAAAAAGTCCTCCGGCAAGGTGAAGTAAAATTGGATAAAAATTTGCCGATATTTTATGTAAGAAAAGAAGTCATTAACAAGAGCGAGGTTTCACCATGTTAAAGATTTTAGTTGTCGACGACTCGGTAATGGACAGATTCATCATCAAGAGGGCGTTAAGCGAATATTGTGTCTTGACGGCCGTTGACGGTCTGGAAGCTATGCGTGTGCTTAAAGAGGATGAGGGGATTAACTTGCTCATTCTTGATCTTGATGTGCCCAAAATGAACGGGTTTCAGGTTCTGAAAGCCCTGCCAAAAGAGGGGCGCTTCAGGAAGCCGCGCACCATAATCCTAACCGATGTTGCCAACTGGGAAAACGAAAGCAAGGGCTTGAAGCTTGGCGCCGTAGACTTTATCCGGAAACCAATCCACATGGCCTCCTTAAAAGCCAGGATCGATCTGCACGTGGCGCTTTTCCGCGCCGAGCAGGGGTTGGTGAAAGAACGGAAAACGATTGAAAAAGCATTGCATGAGAGCGAGCGAAGTAAAGCTGTTTTCCTTTCCCACCTCCCGGGACTCGCCTACCGTTGCAATTATGATCCTGACTGGACAATGCAGTATGTATCCCAGGGCTGTTTTAACCTCACCGGTTATCCCCCGGAGAGCCTGCTCTATAACAGAGATTTGTCTTATAATGACCTCATCTCCCCCGAATACCGCGAAGCTTTATGGAATGAATGGAAACGAATTTTACCCGCTAAGCAGCCGTTTAAATATGAATACGAGATTATCACCGCTACCGGCGAGCGGAAATGGGTTTTGGAACTGGGCCAAGGGATCTACAACGAACAGGGTGAAGTGGAAGCGCTGGAAGGAATCGTGCTTGATATCTCCGACCGGAAAGCAATTGAAAACACCCTGAAATACCACAATGAGCATGATCGATGGACCGGGTTACATAACCGCGATTATCTGGTATCGTTACTGGAAAGGGATATCAAGCTAAAGAAAGGTATAAAAAAAGCCCTTATCGAGATCAACTTGAGCATGGTTCAACTGATTATCGCCAATTATGGGTTCCAGTATAGTCAGAATCTGATCAAAAAAGCTGCGGAGGCTCTGCGTCAGTATTGCACCGAAAACCGCCTCCTGTTCCACGCACGTGAGAGTCGCTTTATCTTCTATCTTTTTGACTACCAAGACCAAAACGAACTTCTGGACTTCAGCAATGTCATCGCCGAAACTTTAGAATCCCTTTTTGTAACCGAAAGAATTGGCGGCGGGATCGGAATTCTCGAAATTGAGCCGGATCAAGACGAAACCAACATTGATTTACTCCTGAGCAAGCTCCTGATTGCCTCCGAAAAGTCGGTCAGCTTGTTCGGGAAAGACTTTGCGATCTGTTTTTACGACGAAGAGCTGGAAGCTTCCGTTAACCGCGAAAGGGATATTGTGGAAGCGCTTAGCGCGATCGCCGCGGATCGTAAAACCGATAATCATTTGTTTTTGCAGTACCAACCGATTTTGAGTCTAAAAACCGGAAGAATCTGTGGCTTCGAAGCGCTGGCCCGCTTAAAGACCGCCAAACTCGGCCTGGTGTCCCCAGTTGAATTCATTCCGATCGCAGAGAAAACAAAGTTCATTCTGCCCCTGGGGGAAAAGGTAATCGTTAAAGCCTTTTGTTTTTTAAACAAACTCAAGGAGCTTGGTTATGATGAAATTGGCGTATCAATCAACATTTCCATAATCCAGCTTTTGAACCCCACCTTCGCAAACAGACTGTTTACGTTAATAAAAGAGATGGAGGTCAACCCGGAGAACGTCGCCATTGAGCTCACCGAATCGGTCTTTGCTTCCGATTATGACTCCATCAATAATGTTATTGCCCATCTGAGGAAAGCGGGAATCCAAATCGCCATTGATGACTTTGGCACGGGTTATTCCTCACTGGCCAGAGAAAAAGAGCTAAAAGTCGATTGCATGAAGATCGATAAATATTTCATCGATAAGCTGTTGGGGGTTGATCCGCATAATGC
The window above is part of the Capillibacterium thermochitinicola genome. Proteins encoded here:
- a CDS encoding DUF4180 domain-containing protein — its product is MPEDFFNLRTGLAGSVLQKFSNYGLKVALVMADQQRVKGKFREFITEANRGNSFKVFSSKEEAENWILNR
- a CDS encoding two-component system response regulator codes for the protein MLKILVVDDSVMDRFIIKRALSEYCVLTAVDGLEAMRVLKEDEGINLLILDLDVPKMNGFQVLKALPKEGRFRKPRTIILTDVANWENESKGLKLGAVDFIRKPIHMASLKARIDLHVALFRAEQGLVKERKTIEKALHESERSKAVFLSHLPGLAYRCNYDPDWTMQYVSQGCFNLTGYPPESLLYNRDLSYNDLISPEYREALWNEWKRILPAKQPFKYEYEIITATGERKWVLELGQGIYNEQGEVEALEGIVLDISDRKAIENTLKYHNEHDRWTGLHNRDYLVSLLERDIKLKKGIKKALIEINLSMVQLIIANYGFQYSQNLIKKAAEALRQYCTENRLLFHARESRFIFYLFDYQDQNELLDFSNVIAETLESLFVTERIGGGIGILEIEPDQDETNIDLLLSKLLIASEKSVSLFGKDFAICFYDEELEASVNRERDIVEALSAIAADRKTDNHLFLQYQPILSLKTGRICGFEALARLKTAKLGLVSPVEFIPIAEKTKFILPLGEKVIVKAFCFLNKLKELGYDEIGVSINISIIQLLNPTFANRLFTLIKEMEVNPENVAIELTESVFASDYDSINNVIAHLRKAGIQIAIDDFGTGYSSLAREKELKVDCMKIDKYFIDKLLGVDPHNAITSDIISISHKLGHCTIAEGVEHDLQLEYLKEHDCDRIQGYLISKPLDEDDAIKFLERNCTPTRSNEKDGTDHNG